The following nucleotide sequence is from Apium graveolens cultivar Ventura chromosome 4, ASM990537v1, whole genome shotgun sequence.
TGGTCTAATCCTAATAATATTAGCAGCATGAAGTATTGCGTGACCCCAAATAGATGTAGGTAATTTTGCTTTCAACAACAACGAACTTGCAATAAGTTGGAGTCTTTTGATAAAAGACTCGGCTAacccattttgtgtatgtacatgAGGAACTGGGTGTTCAACTGAGATTCCTACAGACATGCAATAGTCGACAAAAGTTGCAGATGTGAATTCTCCGACATTATCTAAACGAATTGACTTGATGCAATGATCTGGGAATTGAGctcgtaatttgattatttgggcaagtaattttGCAAAAGCATCATTACGAGTTGAGAGAAGACAAACATGAGACCATCCAGTTGAGGCATCAATTAATACCATGAAGTATCTAAATGGGCCAGATGATGGGTGTATAGGTCCACATATGTCGTATTGGATCCTTTCTAGAAAAGTTGGGCTTTCAAGCTGAACTTTAGTAGGGGATGGTCGAGTGATCAATTTTCCTAAAGAACATGCTGAACATGGGAGGTCATTGTTGGAAagaactttaaaatctttaagAAGATGGCCAGTAGAATTATTTATAATACGACGCATCATAGAGACGCCAGGATGACCTAATCTTTCATGCCAAAGAGTAAAAGATTTTGGATCTATGAGTTTGGAAGCAATGACATTGTGTGACTCAATAGTTCTAATTTTCATCATGTATAATTCTGAGGAAAGTGAGTGaaacttttctaagattttcttgttGCTAGGATTAACGAAAGTAATAAGAAGATATTCTCTATCAGCCTCAGAGGTAGTTTCGATGTGAAAATCATTGAGTCGAATATctttaaaactaagaagatttctagTAGACTTACTAGAATATAATACATTTGAAATGTGTATGTATGTACCGTTAGGTAGGACGaaactagcttttccaaaaccttcgattatattagatacgccggaaatcgttccgacttgagctttggttttggttatttgggtaaaatacttttggttctgtagaatcgtatgagttgtaccacaatcagcaatgcatatatcttcagaatccattctgtatataattaagaaacataatttatttgataagaacaTAACACACTACATAGTTCAAACAAAATAAAGCACACAATACACACTACTAATCTTCAGCCTCCCATATGGGAGTTTCGTTAGGTTCATTCGGACCATTAATGCTTATTCCTCCGGTTGTGATTCTCGAGAAATCATCTATGTTATTGTTGGCGAAATTTATTTCTAccattttctcttttgatttttGAGAAGATTGGTATAACTTAACAAGATGATCTGGGGTATGACAATTACGTGTCCAGTGCCCATTCATGCCGCACCTATAGCAAACATTTTCAGTTTTTCCTCCTCGTGATGCCTTTCTTTTACTCTGTGATTCAGATTGTCACTTCCGGTGACCAGAGTTGTTATATGGACGAAAATGCTCGTGGCTCCGACCTCGTCCACGGTACCGCCCTTGGCCCCGTCCACCTCTATACCCTCTTCCACGTACATTCTGCTGGAATGACATGTTATTTACTTCAGGTAATGGGGCAGATCCTGTTGAACGGGATTGATGATTCTTAATCACCAATTCATGATTCTGTTCAGCAACGAGGAGAGTTGATAGAAGATCCCCGAATTTAGTGAATTTGCGCTCCCTGTACATCTCTGCTAAGTTGATATTGTTGGGGTGAAAAGTTGATAGTGTTTTATCGATTTTTCTTTTTTCCGTAACTTTCTCACCGCACATAATAAGCCTAAAACTTATTTTGAACAAAGCAGAGCTATATGCTCGGACACTCTTAAAATCCTGAAGTCTTAAATTAGCCCAATCATTTTCAGCTGCAGGTAGATAAACTAGTTTCTGGTGATCGAACATATCCTTtagattttcccataaaataaaaGGATACTCGACTTCTAAGTACTCAGATTTTAAATCTTCATGCATGTGGTGTCGGAGAAAAATTATGGAGGTAAAGTTTTCTTCAGCCGTGGATTTATTTTCTGCCTTTATTGTATCGCTTAATTTCTTTGAACCCAAATGCAACTTTACATCTTGTACCCATGATAACTAATTATCGCCAGAAATGTCCAAGGAAACGAACTTGTAATATTTGTCATACTAAATCTGAATTAACacgaaaattattaaattttaattcatcaatgtaaatattacataaaattcTACTTAATCGGGTGCGTTAACaagtatgca
It contains:
- the LOC141719896 gene encoding uncharacterized protein LOC141719896 gives rise to the protein MHEDLKSEYLEVEYPFILWENLKDMFDHQKLVYLPAAENDWANLRLQDFKSVRAYSSALFKISFRLIMCGEKVTEKRKIDKTLSTFHPNNINLAEMYRERKFTKFGDLLSTLLVAEQNHELVIKNHQSRSTGSAPLPEVNNMSFQQNVRGRGYRGGRGQGRYRGRGRSHEHFRPYNNSGHRK